One segment of Nitrosopumilus sp. DNA contains the following:
- a CDS encoding sodium-dependent transporter: protein MSNENIKSEKWGSGLGFVLACVGSAVGIGNIWRFPYIVGENGGGAFLIPFLIIVASFGFLLMLLEFGIGRRYKLSIVSALENISKKFRWGGVLIALVSFAMLSYYLVILGWILSFFISNLGQSFLEFEEFTQSYYPIISFIAISLVVYIIVNRGITSGIEIFNKVGILCLIGIIIPLMLYAISLPGADQGISYFLEPDFTKINEPEIWSIALGQAFFSLSLGSGSLLTYGSYLRGKHSLIRSSSIIIGANTAVSIISGLLIFALVFSFGMSPQGGIPLIFEVLPNIFSNINFGFFIGAIFFFLLLIAGLTSAVGLFQVPNASLQDVFKISNKKSSKIIIIGIIIIGLPSALSYSSTNLEIFNTKFLDGMDYIFGTYGITLSELIFVVIVTWFVDKKKILENINASSRFNIPHHAISFIKYATPIVIILILITTIISN from the coding sequence ATGAGTAATGAAAATATAAAATCTGAAAAATGGGGTTCAGGGTTAGGTTTTGTACTTGCTTGTGTAGGATCTGCAGTAGGAATAGGAAACATTTGGAGATTTCCATACATAGTTGGAGAAAATGGAGGGGGTGCTTTTTTAATTCCATTTTTAATTATTGTTGCAAGTTTTGGTTTTCTTTTAATGCTTTTAGAATTCGGGATTGGACGTAGATACAAACTGTCAATTGTATCAGCATTGGAAAATATTTCAAAAAAATTCAGATGGGGAGGCGTATTAATTGCACTAGTCTCATTTGCAATGCTAAGTTATTATCTTGTAATATTAGGATGGATTCTTTCATTTTTTATTTCAAATTTAGGTCAATCGTTTCTAGAATTTGAAGAATTTACACAATCTTACTATCCAATAATTTCATTTATTGCAATTTCACTAGTTGTGTACATAATTGTTAATCGTGGAATTACATCAGGAATTGAAATTTTCAACAAAGTAGGGATTTTGTGCCTAATTGGAATAATCATACCATTAATGCTTTATGCTATTTCACTTCCTGGTGCAGACCAAGGAATATCATATTTTTTGGAACCAGACTTTACTAAGATAAATGAGCCTGAGATTTGGTCAATAGCTCTCGGTCAAGCATTTTTCTCCTTATCCCTAGGTTCTGGATCACTTTTGACATATGGGAGTTATCTACGTGGAAAACATTCTTTGATTAGATCATCGTCAATAATAATTGGGGCAAATACAGCAGTTTCCATAATTTCAGGATTGTTAATTTTTGCATTAGTGTTTTCTTTTGGAATGAGCCCTCAAGGTGGAATTCCTTTAATCTTTGAAGTTTTACCAAATATTTTTTCAAATATTAATTTTGGATTTTTTATTGGTGCAATATTCTTCTTTTTGTTATTGATTGCGGGTTTAACATCTGCAGTAGGATTATTTCAAGTACCTAATGCATCTTTACAAGATGTATTCAAAATATCAAATAAAAAATCAAGCAAGATCATAATTATAGGTATAATCATAATAGGTTTACCATCTGCATTAAGCTACAGTAGTACCAATTTGGAAATTTTTAATACAAAATTCTTAGATGGTATGGATTATATTTTTGGGACATATGGAATTACATTATCTGAGTTGATTTTTGTGGTCATAGTTACATGGTTTGTAGACAAAAAGAAAATTCTTGAAAATATCAATGCATCATCAAGATTCAACATTCCACATCATGCAATTTCATTTATAAAATATGCCACACCAATTGTAATAATTTTAATTTTAATTACAACAATTATTTCAAATTAG
- a CDS encoding proteinase inhibitor, translating to MNRFIPIISVVGISILILVVGLYSYDSKPIPPVTQQDLRLMIDDWMNNSDRNDLDQRLEIMKAYYTFEESGQKLTDDQDGRVMLNQIRKMISFDIPKTELDQIKQDIRNDLKEKGFEIKE from the coding sequence TTGAATAGATTCATTCCTATCATTTCTGTAGTTGGAATCAGTATTTTGATTTTAGTGGTGGGTTTGTATTCATATGATTCTAAGCCAATTCCTCCTGTTACTCAGCAAGATCTTAGATTGATGATAGATGATTGGATGAATAACTCGGATAGAAATGATCTAGATCAACGCTTAGAAATCATGAAGGCATATTATACATTTGAAGAGTCAGGGCAAAAATTAACTGATGACCAGGATGGTCGAGTAATGTTAAACCAAATTCGAAAGATGATTAGTTTTGATATTCCAAAAACAGAACTTGATCAAATCAAGCAAGACATTCGAAATGATCTCAAAGAAAAAGGGTTTGAAATTAAAGAATGA
- a CDS encoding NADPH-dependent FMN reductase — protein MKPKILAFAGSTRTDSFNKKLVKVAAQGANESGADVTVIDLRDYPLPLFDEDLEKNEGIPSNANRLKELMSSHQGFLISSPEYNSSISGVLKNTIDWTSRQGDDEHQLSCYKDKVAGLMSASPGGLGGLRGLVHVRAILENMGVLVIPNQIAVSKAHEVFNPDNSLKDPKQEEKVKSIGIDLTKLLQKLYSS, from the coding sequence ATGAAACCAAAGATCCTCGCTTTTGCTGGAAGTACTCGTACTGATTCATTTAACAAAAAACTAGTCAAAGTTGCTGCTCAAGGAGCAAATGAATCAGGAGCAGATGTAACTGTGATTGATCTTCGAGATTACCCTTTGCCTCTGTTTGATGAGGATTTGGAAAAAAATGAAGGAATACCATCTAATGCAAATAGATTAAAAGAACTCATGTCGTCTCATCAGGGATTTTTAATTTCATCTCCTGAATATAACAGCTCAATTTCTGGAGTTTTAAAAAATACAATAGATTGGACATCTAGACAAGGTGATGATGAGCATCAGTTATCCTGCTACAAAGATAAAGTTGCAGGATTGATGAGTGCATCTCCTGGAGGTTTAGGTGGGTTGAGAGGTTTGGTTCATGTTAGAGCAATTCTTGAAAATATGGGAGTTTTAGTAATTCCAAATCAAATCGCAGTATCAAAAGCTCACGAAGTCTTTAATCCTGACAATTCTCTAAAAGATCCTAAACAAGAAGAAAAAGTGAAAAGTATTGGAATTGATTTGACCAAACTTTTACAGAAACTCTATTCCTCGTAA
- a CDS encoding mechanosensitive ion channel domain-containing protein, with protein sequence MSELFYGFLSVIITIIFYFISRQIINKKLQDLQGSDKLLGMVSIGIIVGELIYLGTSFGLFNLALEVIASIGAAAVVLGIALQNQLKNAISGISIFLNSQINVGDTIEFDYVKAKIMGLHLTKTIAVTEDGIKMIIPNHKFSEEMVLVFPKH encoded by the coding sequence ATGTCCGAATTATTTTATGGTTTTCTGTCTGTAATAATCACAATTATTTTTTATTTTATTTCTAGACAGATAATTAATAAAAAATTACAAGATCTGCAAGGATCTGATAAACTTCTAGGGATGGTATCTATTGGAATCATTGTTGGAGAGTTAATTTACTTAGGTACGTCCTTTGGATTGTTTAATCTTGCATTAGAGGTAATTGCATCAATAGGTGCTGCAGCAGTGGTGCTTGGAATAGCGCTTCAAAATCAATTAAAAAATGCAATTTCTGGAATTAGCATATTTCTAAATTCCCAAATCAACGTTGGTGACACTATTGAATTTGATTATGTAAAGGCAAAAATTATGGGATTGCATTTAACAAAAACAATTGCAGTGACTGAAGATGGGATTAAGATGATTATTCCTAATCATAAATTCAGTGAGGAAATGGTGTTAGTTTTTCCAAAACATTAG
- a CDS encoding DASS family sodium-coupled anion symporter produces MKFNLRKLGMGLGPLLFFLILFMPTPEGMSYTAKAVLAISVWMIVWWITEAIPVYATALLPIGLIPLLGILPVKQIAAEYMHPIIILLLGMFMIALAIEKSGLHRKIAFELISIFGYSPKRIVWGFMITTALLSTVVMSTTVVLILLPIAGIILTALSKTNFVTTKFKVIFMLSIAYSSSIGSVATLIGAPPNLLYAATVMEMFSHKVTFAEWSILGTPLAFSMLILCGLYMNTQIGKNNHETTSEIKRIILLEKTQVGKMTMEQKTVLSVLVGVLVLMFTIPLWQPEGSFITNSVIAILGGISLFILPKTRSESLMNWAGIEKLPYGLLFLLGGGFALSLAFVDSGLANWIAHSFSFVGNYPFELVIIVLVTMIMFLTNVKSNTATAAIFIPIVGTMAILYGWTPLPVLFAITVATSFAFLLPMGTPPNALIYEKAQISIKAMVRHGLVLNIMAIGLISAFTILVSTKILI; encoded by the coding sequence ATGAAATTTAATTTAAGAAAATTAGGTATGGGTTTAGGACCTTTACTTTTTTTCCTAATCTTATTTATGCCAACACCAGAAGGAATGTCCTATACTGCTAAGGCAGTTTTAGCTATTTCTGTATGGATGATTGTATGGTGGATCACAGAAGCTATACCAGTTTATGCAACAGCGTTACTTCCAATAGGATTAATTCCATTATTAGGAATACTCCCAGTAAAACAAATTGCAGCAGAGTACATGCATCCAATAATCATATTATTACTTGGAATGTTTATGATTGCACTTGCAATTGAAAAATCAGGATTACATAGAAAAATTGCATTTGAATTAATTTCAATATTTGGGTATTCTCCAAAAAGAATAGTTTGGGGGTTTATGATTACTACAGCATTACTCTCTACAGTAGTGATGAGTACCACAGTTGTTTTGATATTACTTCCAATTGCAGGAATAATTTTGACTGCACTATCTAAAACAAATTTTGTTACAACAAAGTTCAAGGTGATTTTCATGTTATCCATTGCATATTCGTCATCCATTGGAAGTGTAGCAACTTTGATTGGTGCACCACCAAATTTACTTTATGCTGCAACAGTAATGGAGATGTTCTCACATAAAGTAACTTTTGCAGAATGGTCTATACTTGGAACACCACTTGCATTTTCAATGCTGATTCTTTGTGGATTATACATGAATACACAAATTGGAAAAAATAATCATGAAACAACATCTGAAATCAAGAGAATCATTTTGTTAGAAAAGACACAAGTTGGAAAAATGACGATGGAGCAAAAAACGGTGCTAAGTGTACTTGTAGGAGTGCTTGTATTGATGTTCACAATTCCTCTATGGCAACCCGAAGGATCATTTATTACAAATTCTGTAATTGCAATTTTAGGTGGTATTTCCCTATTTATTTTGCCAAAGACACGTTCTGAGAGCTTGATGAATTGGGCAGGGATTGAGAAACTTCCTTACGGATTGTTGTTCTTGTTAGGAGGAGGATTTGCGTTGTCTTTAGCATTTGTAGATTCAGGATTGGCAAATTGGATTGCCCATTCTTTTTCATTTGTTGGAAACTATCCATTTGAATTAGTAATTATTGTTTTAGTCACAATGATTATGTTTCTAACTAATGTTAAATCTAATACTGCAACAGCTGCAATTTTCATTCCAATCGTTGGAACGATGGCCATTCTTTATGGATGGACACCATTACCAGTTTTGTTTGCAATAACAGTTGCAACATCATTTGCATTTCTACTACCCATGGGAACTCCTCCGAATGCACTAATTTATGAAAAAGCACAGATTTCAATCAAGGCAATGGTAAGACATGGTTTAGTTCTCAACATCATGGCAATTGGGTTAATATCTGCATTCACAATATTGGTTTCAACCAAAATTCTAATTTGA
- a CDS encoding transcriptional regulator, producing the protein MDKFEIVSSNFLELASEQRLRILSNLTIRPHRVSQMAKKLNVTSQEIHRNLERLSNSGFVKKGTDEHFHITTVGQLMLSQMPLMLFVSTNQKYFLSHDIGQLPVKFARRLGVLENCEHIKGVTLVLDTWKKIYKNSKEFICDIVNESPPGMDDALLKRIKNDVKYRHIFRKDLKEHEGREEDLQKLGYYDLIKKNKIERKEIGNIGTILILNEKEAGIIFSTSDGEPDLRHMFYGKTSMFHEWCMDYFEHYWKKAKKISRHHSRKSNTKEA; encoded by the coding sequence ATGGATAAATTTGAAATCGTATCTTCAAATTTTTTGGAGCTGGCAAGCGAGCAGAGACTCCGAATTCTCTCAAATCTTACCATCAGACCTCATAGAGTCTCTCAGATGGCTAAAAAACTAAATGTTACATCTCAAGAAATCCATAGAAATCTTGAGCGCCTCTCAAATTCTGGATTTGTCAAAAAAGGTACAGATGAACACTTTCACATTACTACTGTTGGGCAATTGATGCTAAGTCAAATGCCTTTGATGTTGTTTGTTTCCACCAATCAAAAATATTTCTTATCTCATGATATAGGACAACTACCTGTAAAATTTGCTCGAAGATTGGGTGTTCTTGAAAACTGTGAACACATCAAAGGTGTGACTTTGGTATTGGATACATGGAAGAAAATTTACAAAAACTCCAAAGAATTCATCTGTGATATCGTAAATGAATCTCCCCCTGGAATGGATGATGCACTTTTAAAAAGAATAAAAAATGATGTTAAGTATCGCCACATTTTTCGCAAGGATCTCAAGGAGCATGAAGGAAGAGAAGAAGACTTGCAAAAGCTTGGATATTATGATTTAATTAAGAAAAATAAAATCGAACGCAAAGAGATTGGCAATATTGGAACAATTCTAATTTTAAATGAAAAAGAAGCTGGAATAATTTTTTCAACTTCTGATGGCGAACCAGATCTTCGACACATGTTTTATGGAAAAACTAGTATGTTTCATGAGTGGTGTATGGATTATTTTGAGCATTACTGGAAAAAGGCAAAAAAGATTTCTAGGCATCACTCAAGAAAATCAAATACAAAAGAAGCTTAA
- a CDS encoding TIGR00341 family protein, with protein sequence MRKIEVICYEQQSKSLEYTFKKYKIPFHVELTMAEDEKLLRYTGICPDSLANALTNELNKIIDTRKKELYVTSLAIEATLSDYLSNYIKELDKKKVKIKKKKLIEEYESLIEPNVKFNKNLLFMIVIAAGVAVAGLFANNASLVIGAMLISPLLGPISAFSFNTAVGKTDKMLKAFVSGSVLLVSVIATGAIVTGITVQFVDLPLTDEILSRTIVSPVFLAVAIALGLAGGIAMSSNIPGILVGVAIAAALVPPAAVSGIGVALWDFEIFSSALTLTAANIIGLVLGMMVVFFIGGVTPRKFYEKEKAQRHMIITITIFIGLSILLGFLSLKPQF encoded by the coding sequence TTGAGAAAAATTGAAGTTATTTGTTATGAGCAACAAAGCAAAAGCTTAGAATATACTTTTAAAAAATACAAAATCCCATTTCATGTTGAATTAACTATGGCAGAAGATGAAAAACTTCTTCGCTATACTGGAATATGTCCTGATTCTTTGGCAAACGCATTAACAAACGAACTAAACAAAATTATTGATACAAGAAAAAAAGAGTTGTATGTGACTAGTTTGGCAATTGAGGCCACCCTATCTGATTACCTTTCAAACTATATCAAAGAACTTGATAAAAAGAAAGTCAAAATAAAAAAGAAGAAACTCATTGAAGAATACGAGTCATTAATTGAGCCAAATGTAAAGTTTAACAAAAATCTACTTTTCATGATTGTTATTGCAGCAGGAGTTGCAGTGGCCGGATTATTTGCAAATAATGCATCTTTGGTAATTGGTGCAATGCTTATCTCCCCTTTGCTTGGACCGATCTCTGCTTTTTCATTTAACACTGCAGTGGGTAAGACTGACAAAATGCTCAAGGCATTTGTGTCTGGATCAGTTCTACTTGTTTCAGTCATTGCAACTGGTGCCATAGTAACTGGAATTACTGTACAATTCGTAGATTTGCCATTAACTGATGAAATACTATCTAGAACTATTGTCTCTCCTGTATTTCTCGCAGTAGCAATTGCGCTTGGTTTGGCAGGTGGTATCGCAATGTCTTCAAATATTCCTGGAATTTTAGTTGGTGTTGCAATTGCAGCAGCATTAGTGCCTCCTGCAGCTGTCTCAGGAATAGGAGTGGCTCTATGGGATTTTGAAATCTTTTCAAGTGCACTAACTCTAACAGCAGCTAACATTATTGGTTTGGTATTGGGAATGATGGTCGTATTCTTTATTGGTGGTGTCACTCCTAGAAAGTTTTACGAAAAAGAAAAGGCTCAACGACACATGATTATTACAATTACCATTTTTATTGGACTGAGTATATTGCTTGGATTCTTATCACTAAAACCACAATTTTGA
- a CDS encoding universal stress protein: protein MNIYDKEQIDCSNCGKFIGELDVGSSLIFPLCSICTKKEKRIIRNGISSILVPVDLTKKSTRALDAAIYFTKHLGSSVTVMQVIPEINFGRSLVIKDVLKELQDTAESSINYAKTYCENKNVIAKQIIVKGDEAEEIIKTAKKYHHDLIIMGSSGKGVLKELVFGSISNYVLQNSRIPVMIVKETSKKLGTKIDKKLPKSKHSKESGRHGSGIPLSVMKKRAGLN, encoded by the coding sequence ATGAATATTTATGATAAAGAACAGATAGACTGCTCAAATTGTGGAAAATTTATTGGTGAATTAGATGTTGGCTCAAGTCTTATCTTTCCATTATGCAGTATATGCACAAAAAAAGAAAAACGAATCATTAGAAATGGTATATCTAGCATTCTTGTACCTGTAGATTTGACAAAAAAATCGACTAGAGCACTAGATGCTGCAATATATTTTACTAAACACCTTGGCTCATCTGTTACTGTAATGCAAGTTATTCCTGAAATAAATTTTGGGAGATCTCTTGTGATTAAGGATGTTCTCAAAGAATTACAAGACACTGCTGAATCCTCTATTAATTATGCCAAAACATACTGTGAAAATAAAAATGTCATCGCAAAACAAATCATTGTTAAAGGTGATGAGGCTGAAGAAATAATTAAAACTGCAAAAAAATATCATCACGACCTAATAATTATGGGTTCCTCTGGAAAAGGCGTTTTAAAAGAATTGGTTTTTGGTAGTATTTCCAATTATGTATTACAAAATTCACGAATTCCTGTCATGATTGTAAAAGAGACTTCAAAAAAATTAGGCACAAAAATTGATAAAAAATTACCAAAATCAAAGCACTCAAAGGAATCAGGAAGACATGGAAGTGGAATTCCATTGTCTGTGATGAAAAAACGAGCAGGTCTCAATTAA
- a CDS encoding universal stress protein produces the protein MAKIFKNIAVAIITPTHTKKSFNIGLEMAKKFDSELTVVECMHKIQPKLYFFETKSDKKRSQAQISKLKKELENWKKIALEKGVKIKTKFGLTDSVSHWVIDYVKENKIDLLIVDYPKLSMVEMSLYDDIINTIHHESQCHLLTTKQ, from the coding sequence ATGGCAAAAATTTTCAAAAACATAGCTGTTGCAATTATTACTCCAACCCACACCAAAAAATCATTTAACATAGGATTAGAGATGGCAAAAAAATTTGATTCAGAGTTAACTGTAGTTGAATGCATGCACAAAATCCAACCAAAATTGTATTTTTTTGAGACAAAATCGGACAAAAAAAGATCTCAAGCTCAGATTTCAAAACTAAAGAAAGAATTAGAAAATTGGAAAAAAATTGCTTTGGAGAAAGGAGTTAAAATTAAAACAAAATTTGGATTAACTGATTCTGTTTCACATTGGGTAATTGACTATGTTAAAGAAAACAAAATTGATCTACTAATAGTCGATTATCCCAAACTATCCATGGTGGAAATGTCACTTTATGACGATATAATTAATACCATACATCATGAATCCCAGTGTCATCTGTTAACTACAAAACAATAA
- the hsp20 gene encoding archaeal heat shock protein Hsp20, whose translation MWFDDQFENTFRRLSNRFFNSGDVFDYPMGGQVQTFGPYYYGYEMTVGSDGKPHVKEWGNAKPVSAISGSGVREPFVDETIDEKGRILKLVTEMPGIEKSDIKVNVDDNTVSISAEHGDRKYSTKIPLKYKVDENSAKAKYTNGVLELTLSLAEEKPKGRLVSVE comes from the coding sequence ATGTGGTTTGATGACCAATTCGAAAATACATTTCGAAGATTGTCGAATCGCTTTTTTAATTCCGGCGACGTCTTCGATTATCCAATGGGAGGACAAGTCCAAACTTTCGGTCCCTATTATTATGGATATGAAATGACCGTAGGTTCTGACGGAAAACCTCATGTCAAGGAATGGGGAAATGCTAAACCAGTTTCTGCAATTAGTGGATCTGGTGTACGTGAACCATTTGTTGATGAGACAATTGATGAAAAAGGACGAATACTAAAACTCGTTACTGAGATGCCAGGAATTGAAAAATCTGACATTAAAGTAAACGTGGATGATAACACTGTGTCCATTTCAGCAGAACATGGGGATCGAAAATACAGTACAAAGATTCCTCTCAAATACAAAGTAGATGAAAACTCTGCTAAAGCAAAGTACACAAATGGAGTACTAGAGCTGACTCTTTCACTTGCCGAAGAAAAACCAAAAGGCAGGTTAGTGTCAGTTGAATAG
- a CDS encoding TFIIB-type zinc ribbon-containing protein, whose translation MSLQETVCQRCGKNSVVTDVESHEIFCSNCGMVIEERVNDRRAERTFANSPTNKSHTGGKISLAKHDRGLRTMINPFDKDSAGNLLSTPMKSSMKRLRKWDSRSSIKRHDESNLQFALSEMLKVKEKLSLPNAVIEKASYVYRKALEKKLIRGRSISAIAAASLYAACRESETPRTIREVATSMGIKLKEITASYRLIFKELELKVPVVDSVLCISKIASNAEISEKTKRFAINILKKAKKQNLLAGKHPMGVAASALYLASINLEENRTQKEIADAAGITEVTVRNRCKTLKKLI comes from the coding sequence ATGAGTTTACAAGAAACCGTTTGTCAAAGATGTGGAAAAAATTCTGTTGTCACAGATGTAGAGTCACATGAAATATTTTGTTCAAATTGTGGGATGGTAATTGAGGAAAGAGTAAATGATCGAAGAGCTGAAAGAACATTTGCAAATTCTCCTACAAACAAATCTCACACAGGTGGAAAAATATCATTAGCAAAACATGATCGTGGTCTTAGAACAATGATCAATCCTTTTGATAAAGACTCTGCGGGAAATCTCTTATCCACACCAATGAAATCCTCTATGAAAAGACTCAGAAAATGGGATTCTAGAAGCAGTATTAAAAGACATGATGAAAGTAATCTTCAATTTGCACTTTCTGAAATGCTAAAGGTAAAAGAAAAATTATCGTTGCCTAATGCTGTAATTGAAAAAGCATCTTATGTTTATAGAAAAGCCCTAGAAAAAAAACTCATTAGAGGCCGTTCAATATCTGCCATTGCTGCTGCATCTCTTTATGCTGCATGCCGTGAATCTGAGACTCCTAGAACAATTCGTGAAGTTGCTACCTCCATGGGGATAAAACTCAAAGAAATTACGGCTAGTTATAGGCTTATTTTCAAAGAGCTTGAGCTTAAAGTGCCTGTAGTTGATTCAGTTTTGTGTATTTCAAAAATTGCAAGCAATGCTGAAATTTCTGAAAAAACTAAGCGATTTGCCATTAATATTCTAAAAAAAGCAAAAAAACAAAACTTGTTGGCTGGAAAACATCCGATGGGTGTTGCTGCATCGGCTTTGTACCTTGCAAGTATTAATTTAGAAGAGAATAGAACTCAAAAAGAAATTGCTGATGCAGCAGGAATAACAGAAGTTACTGTAAGAAATCGATGTAAGACACTCAAAAAATTAATTTGA
- a CDS encoding DUF4377 domain-containing protein: MKVFLTVIVLFFLSFTVLQYSFADETKILFISPNLVDCVGVAPQKCMQVREDEDSRWQNFYNSIEGFDYVQGKSYTISVKITDVNNPPADSSSKKYTQIEILDQKSYSKHIPYNNLCAPGFISLGEICVLNDRCGPGIYPGKVCIMDGMKQPYLRPSLQGNAGIAASDVICAENLNLIFKSHDGSPACVSNHAMENLVERGWQKSFPVFACTLEYAPVCGIDGITYGNKCMINSQHITIDHTGECLE, encoded by the coding sequence ATGAAAGTTTTCTTAACAGTCATTGTATTGTTTTTCTTGAGTTTTACAGTGTTACAATATTCTTTTGCAGATGAGACAAAAATATTATTCATAAGTCCTAATCTGGTTGATTGTGTTGGTGTTGCACCCCAAAAGTGCATGCAAGTCAGAGAAGATGAAGATTCTCGATGGCAGAATTTCTATAATTCAATTGAAGGATTTGATTATGTCCAAGGAAAATCTTACACTATATCTGTCAAAATCACCGATGTAAATAATCCACCTGCAGACTCTTCAAGTAAAAAATACACTCAGATAGAAATTCTTGACCAAAAATCATACTCTAAACATATTCCATACAATAACTTGTGTGCTCCAGGGTTTATTTCCCTAGGTGAAATTTGTGTTCTAAATGACCGATGTGGACCTGGAATATATCCTGGTAAGGTATGCATTATGGATGGAATGAAACAACCCTACCTTAGACCATCGCTTCAAGGAAATGCAGGAATTGCAGCATCTGATGTTATATGTGCAGAAAACTTGAATCTTATCTTCAAATCTCATGATGGGTCTCCTGCATGTGTTAGCAATCATGCAATGGAGAATCTGGTTGAGAGAGGCTGGCAGAAGAGTTTTCCAGTTTTTGCATGTACCCTAGAATATGCACCTGTTTGTGGAATTGATGGAATAACATACGGCAACAAATGCATGATTAATTCTCAACACATTACAATTGATCATACTGGTGAATGTCTTGAATAG